A region from the Panicum hallii strain FIL2 chromosome 1, PHallii_v3.1, whole genome shotgun sequence genome encodes:
- the LOC112878965 gene encoding uncharacterized protein LOC112878965 encodes MEPEENHGANGHAREKKNKGKGSYASCLPDLSCLRNRQVAAASGSARRATSIRSDRGGFITIENSVAEMDGAGAGSAFRVAEDVDEEGAGFITMEKGTVSSRSRRPLPDTVSSADEEDEKPCLFMELSEEAASVASAFDVEKVEDEFLAMLEDKYWARSKEIEKGLSVSLDIGLDLGLDLDSLIKDAEMELAKAEQAWKSKVGAAIVEEEEYKELVRRWSARETMNSQSAASTGCSWGFGFGSPI; translated from the coding sequence GTCATGCACGCGagaagaagaacaagggcaagggctccTACGCGTCCTGCCTGCCTGACCTGAGCTGCCTCCGCAATcggcaggtggcggcggcatcCGGATCGGCGCGCCGTGCGACGTCCATCCGCTCCGACCGCGGCGGCTTCATCACGATCGAGAACTCGGTGGCCGAGAtggacggcgccggcgccggctcgGCCTTCCGCGTGGCGGAGGACGTGGACGAGGAGGGCGCGGGGTTCATCACCATGGAGAAGGGCACGGTGTCGTCGCGGTCGAGGCGGCCGCTGCCCGACACGGTGTCGTCCGCCGACGAGGAGGACGAGAAGCCGTGCCTGTTCATGGAGCTGTCGGAGGAGGCCGCTTCCGTTGCGTCGGCGTTCGACGTGGAGAAGGTGGAGGACGAGTTCCTGGCGATGCTGGAGGACAAGTACTGGGCGAGGAGCAAGGAGATCGAGAAGGGGCTGAGCGTGAGCCTGGACATCGGGCTGGATCTGGGGCTGGACCTGGACTCGCTCATCAAGGACGCCGAGATGGAGCTCGCCAAGGCGGAGCAGGCGTGGAAGAGCAAGGTCGGCGCCGCCatcgtggaggaggaggagtacaAGGAGCTCGTCCGGAGGTGGAGCGCCAGGGAGACGATGAACTCGCAGTCTGCTGCTTCCACCGGCTGCTCCTGGGGCTTTGGATTCGGGAGCCCAATCTAA